In a genomic window of Numenius arquata chromosome 5, bNumArq3.hap1.1, whole genome shotgun sequence:
- the NDUFA1 gene encoding NADH dehydrogenase [ubiquinone] 1 alpha subcomplex subunit 1: MWYEILPGMAIMGICLSIPGLSTVYMHRLCNGGKEKRIARYPYQWTLMERDRRLSGVNKYYVSKGLENID, from the exons ATGTGGTACGAGATCCTGCCTGGCATGGCCATCATGGGCATCTGCCTCTCCATCCCCGGCCTCTCCACCGTCTACATGCACCGCTTGTGCAACGGCGGCAAG GAGAAGCGGATCGCCCGCTATCCCTACCAGTGGACCCTGATGGAACGAGACCGGCGGCTGTCGGGTGTCAACAAGTACTACGTCTCCAAG ggtcTGGAGAACATAGACTAA
- the RPL39 gene encoding large ribosomal subunit protein eL39, producing MSSHKTFKIKRFLAKKQKQNRPIPQWIRMKTGNKIRYNSKRRHWRRTKLGL from the exons ATG TCGTCCCACAAGACGTTCAAGATTAAGCGGTTCCTGGCtaagaagcagaagcagaaccGGCCCATCCCGCAGTGGATTCGCATGAAGACGGGCAATAAGATCAG GTACAACTCCAAAAGGAGACACTGGAGAAGGACCAAACTGGGCTTGTAA
- the UPF3B gene encoding regulator of nonsense transcripts 3B, with protein MKEDKENARPKERRGGPAAGPGALLGTGTATGTDSRGGGAELDRLERPKDKKETLSKVVIRRLPPSLTKEQLEEHLQPLPEHDYFEFFANDSSLYPHMFSRAYINFKNQEDIVLFRDRFDGYVFVDHKGQEYAAIVEFAPFQKAAKKKSKKKDAKTGTIEDDPEYKKFLESYSADDEKLTSTPETLLEEIEARNKELIAKKTTPLLNFLKNKQRLREEKREERRRRELERKRQREEERRKWKEEERRKRKEAEKLKKVDRCPEKERDRSKDEPKIKLLKKPEKDEKDLEKKEKSKKLEKETLREEKNASSASAKRSDGETKEEKAKKSEDECVKDYRDRDRDFERDREYERAQREKLRRQEEERRRQKERFEKEKVFRRKEEEVKKERDLLREKGKKSDLTDFTSNTDKSEKVTKDDKKEDTIKRDRIRNKDRPAMQLYQPGARSRSRLCQYEESAGKPADQGPDKKPESETSNAKEEE; from the exons ATGAAGGAGGACAAGGAAAACGCCAGGCCTAAGGAGCGGCGCGGGgggcccgccgccgggccgggggccCTTCTGGGGACGGGGACCGCCACCGGCACGGACAGCAGGGGTGGCGGCGCCGAGCTCGACCGCCTGGAGCGGCCCAAGGACAAGAAGGAGACGCTCAGCAAG GTGGTGATCCGGCGGCTGCCGCCCAGCCTGACgaaggagcagctggaggagcacctccagcccctgcccgAGCACGACTACTTCGAGTTCTTCGCCAacgactccag CTTGTACCCTCACATGTTCTCGAGAGCCTACATCAACTTTAAAAACCAGGAAGACATAGTCCTCTTCAGGGATCGCTTTGACGGCTATGTTTTTGTCGATCACAAAG GTCAGGAATATGCTGCCATAGTTGAGTTTGCGCCTTTccaaaaagctgcaaaaaagaagagTAAGAAAAAGGATGCCAAAACTGGAACTATAGAAGATG ATCCAGAATACAAGAAGTTTTTGGAAAGCTACAGTGCAGATGATGAAAAACTGACCTCTACTCCTGAAACTTTGTTGGAGGAAATAGAGGCAAGAAACAAAGAGCTAATAG CTAAAAAGACTACTCCTTTATTGAACTTCTTGAAAAATAAACAG agactgagagaagaaaaaagagaggagaggaggagaagagaattggaaaggaaaagacaaagagaagaagaaagaagaaaatggaaagaggaggagagaaggaagagaaaagaagcagaaaaactgaagaaagtagACAGATgcccagaaaaagaaagagacagatcAAAAGATGAACCAAAGATTAAG cTACTTAAGAAGcctgaaaaagatgaaaaagacttggagaaaaaagaaaaatccaagaaactggaaaaagagactctgagggaggaaaaaaatgcgaGTAGTGCATCTGCCAAACGATCTGATGGGGAGACAAaagaagagaaggcaaaaaa ATCAGAAGATGAGTGTGTAAAGGACTACAGGGACCGAGATAGAGATTTTGAAAGAGACAGAGAATATGAGAGAGCACAGAGGGAGAAACTGAGACGCCAAGAAGAGGAGCGTCGGAGGCAGAAAGAGCGCTTTGAGAAAGAGAAggtttttagaagaaaagaggaagaggtgaaaaaggagagagacttactcagagaaaagggaaagaaaagtgaTCTTACAGACTTTACCAGCAACACGGACAAATCTGAGAAAGTAACCAAAGATGATAAAAAAGAGGATACAATTAAGAGGGATCGTATCAGAAACAAG GATCGCCCAGCAATGCAGCTGTACCAGCCAGGAGCCCGAAGCCGAAGCAGACTGTGTCAGTATGAAGAGAGTGCTGGGAAGCCCGCAGATCAGGGGCCGGACAAGAAGCCAGAGAGTGAGACCAGTAATGCGAAGGAGGAGGAGTGA